One Littorina saxatilis isolate snail1 linkage group LG1, US_GU_Lsax_2.0, whole genome shotgun sequence genomic window carries:
- the LOC138962627 gene encoding ribitol 5-phosphate transferase FKRP-like: MTLEDKWRLLDTWRAFYHACDQHNISYFFTEGSLLGVLRHRGLIPWDNDMDVAVDVKEVDKLQRVLSCVPGYTLHVKNNMHWKFFADDAQIVPVEPRPKTLHPKVLTTEEEAQKYRVEYEPQENVVMRYPFLDVFLVKNDGENTYALTSYMSTTIMYPTDDVYPLSTAPFEGYLVPVPHRAHELMEAQFGFRTCMSPWHNHRIAQGIDNFSKIPCTDLAAMYPIVL, from the coding sequence ATGACGCTGGAGGACAAATGGCGTCTCCTGGACACCTGGCGAGCGTTCTACCACGCCTGCGACCAGCACAACATCTCTTACTTCTTCACTGAAGGCAGTCTCCTGGGCGTGCTCCGCCACAGGGGTCTGATTCCCTGGGACAATGATATGGATGTGGCGGTGGACGTCAAAGAGGTGGATAAGCTTCAGCGCGTGCTGTCCTGCGTGCCCGGCTACACCCTGCACGTGAAGAACAACATGCACTGGaagttcttcgcggatgacgCCCAGATCGTCCCCGTGGAGCCGCGCCCCAAGACACTCCACCCCAAAGTTCTGACCACCGAGGAGGAGGCTCAGAAGTATCGGGTGGAGTACGAGCCTCAGGAGAACGTGGTGATGCGCTACCCTTTCCTGGACGTGTTTCTGGTGAAGAACGACGGGGAGAACACGTACGCCTTGACCAGCTACATGAGCACCACCATCATGTATCCCACGGACGATGTCTACCCCCTGTCCACGGCCCCTTTCGAGGGCTACCTGGTCCCCGTGCCGCACCGTGCGCATGAACTCATGGAGGCCCAGTTCGGGTTCCGCACGTGCATGTCGCCCTGGCACAATCACAGGATAGCGCAGGGCATTGACAACTTCTCCAAGATTCCTTGCACGGACCTGGCTGCGATGTACCCCATCGTGTTGTGA
- the LOC138965992 gene encoding uncharacterized protein has translation MPRDTAPTAEEMAELREQMKEMANELGRQKEQAAQQKQATNDAAAAEINDLRERLAGVTEELGRQRMQPVSVQVVAPPQTPRLKTFTGFAPAGGNECDFRTWAQQMDSFLLTPDLKPCDPRILASLRGVAFNAVKDLTTNADIVAKIRSLFGCVEDTEAQLLAFAGRRLKPKEKPADFLLQLWGELLEINTTAKMEKEELQKKLYRTFCTGLQSALPLLALEMRNKFGFPGTAAPALDDLLLMVRRTAEMAPAPATKATIQSNVHQVEAPVNIDYDKLADKVAERLRSAPTEGLRSAPRGGKRLCFNCGVFGAHIARECRSPPNPAKVAEERSKMGSPLNGRQSMATGRR, from the coding sequence ATGCCTCGTGACACGGCCCCAACCGCTGAGGAGATGGCGGAATTGCGGGAGCAGATGAAGGAGATGGCCAACGAGCTGGGGCGTCAGAAGGAGCAAGCCGCTCAACAGAAGCAAGCAACAAACGACGCCGCTGCGGCCGAAATAAACGACCTGCGCGAGCGACTGGCCGGGGTCACAGAGGAGCTGGGGCGACAGCGTATGCAGCCCGTCTCCGTCCAAGTAGTGGCACCGCCCCAGACCCCGCGGTTGAAGACCTTCACTGGCTTTGCCCCAGCCGGTGGGAATGAGTGCGACTTCAgaacttgggctcagcagatgGACTCCTTTCTGCTGACGCCCGATCTCAAGCCCTGTGATCCCCGCATCTTGGCCAGTTTGAGAGGAGTGGCCTTCAACGCCGTGAAGGATCTCACCACCAACGCTGACATCGTCGCGAAGATCCGTAGTCTGTTTGGGTGCGTCGAAGACACCGAGGCCCAGCTTCTTGCCTTTGCCGGCAGGAGGTTAAAACCCAAGGAGAAACCAGCAGATTTTTTACTTCAGCTCTGGGGAGAACTTTTAGAGATAAATACCACCGCCAAGATGGAGAAGGAAGAGCTGCAGAAGAAACTTTACCGGACATTTTGTACTGGGTTACAGTCAGCCTTGCCTCTGTTGGCCCTGGAAATGCGCAACAAATTTGGCTTTCCAGGGACAGCAGCGCCCGCACTGGATGATCTGCTGCTGATGGTCCGCCGGACGGCGGAGATGGCTCCAGCACCCGCAACCAAGGCCACCATACAGTCCAATGTTCACCAGGTGGAGGCCCCAGTCAACATTGACTACGACAAGCTGGCCGACAAAGTGGCAGAGCGCCTGCGGTCTGCACCAACAGAGGGTCTGCGGTCTGCACCGAGGGGGGGTAAAAGACTGTGCTTCAACTGTGGGGTGTTTGGAGCACACATCGCTAGGGAGTGCAGGAGTCCCCCCAACCCAGCGAAAGTTGCAGAGGAGCGATCAAAGATGGGCAGCCCGTTAAACGGCCGCCAGTCAATGGCAACGGGCCGCCGTTGA
- the LOC138962552 gene encoding 2'-5'-oligoadenylate synthase 1A-like — protein MCEIPTKVFDKINNDESLDDFHERCVLPTKEEIVSLNKEVDSFVRFLEQGFSLKPYSIARVFKAGSLGNDTAARGIADIELVVFLDGLSSVHDLITARAKLLDHLQEVVKGYDHWRSGLKLKERTTLYLSYVLYGHELTILPGFDIMSHVKRKERVVREIDAVAQYKSIEFVSQQFSASVVPLQVDFVKNSDETAKKVIRLLKQWKLERKLTGLSSYTLELLAIHAAGADFRGNTTDLFVKVLMLIRNYSSVRVAFDENYTSQDYLQYHEIPYIVDVANPFNNLMIVVDMTQASQQAAATLRLRIN, from the exons ATGTGTGAAATTCCGACAAAAGTGTTCGACAAAATAAACAACGATGAAAGTCTGGATGATTTTCACGAACGCTGTGTACTGCCAACCAAGGAGGAAATTGTAAG CCTCAACAAAGAAGTGGACTCGTTTGTGCGATTTTTGGAGCAGGGGTTTTCCCTGAAGCCCTACAGCATTGCAAGGGTTTTCAAG GCAGGCTCCCTGGGCAATGACACAGCCGCGAGAGGGATTGCAGACATAGAGTTGGTGGTGTTCCTCGACGGTCTGTCTAGTGTTCACGACCTGATCACAGCCAGGGCGAAGCTGCTCGACCATCTGCAAGAGGTCGTCAAAGGCTACGATCACTGGCGAAGCGGACTCAAACTCAAGGAAAGGACAACTTTGTATTTGTCCTATGTTCTCTACGGCCACGAATTGACCATTCTTCCAGGCTTTGACATAATGAGCC ACGTGAAGAGGAAGGAGAGGGTGGTAAGGGAAATAGATGCTGTCGCACAGTACAAGAGCATCGAATTCGTCTCACAGCAGTTCTCTGCCTCTGTGGTCCCACTTCAG GTGGATTTTGTTAAAAATTCAGATGAGACTGCGAAAAAAGTTATTCGTCTTCTAAAGCAATGGAAACTG GAACGAAAATTGACAGGCCTCAGTTCATATACCCTTGAGTTACTTGCGATCCACGCAGCCGGAGCCGACTTCCGAGGCAACACAACAGACCTGTTTGTCAAAGTTCTCATGCTGATTCGAAACTACAGCAGTGTGCGCGTGGCCTTTGACGAGAACTACACTAGCCAGGACTATTTACA ATACCACGAAATACCATACATCGTGGATGTGGCCAACCCGTTCAACAACCTGATGATCGTCGTCGACATGACACAGGCCAGCCAGCAAGCCGCTGCCACACTTAGATTACGCATCAActga
- the LOC138970891 gene encoding G-protein coupled receptor GRL101-like, whose protein sequence is MTSHPPSLPCADGQHTVVYTFVCDFRSDCSDKSDEDFCHFLPCNPNVNFECRNRQCVKKLAKCNGAKDCFDGSDEDQCRDAFFGIRHVPWPVVVKLEGPASVRLVPINSNYSTNQPLDCPPAHFQCPGSGYCLPVFTRCNGVYDCQGHQDEADCNRYTTCPGFYRCRASTVCLTAAEMCDGVLHCPEHDDELLCDSVCPSGCTCYGHAFFCGGPFQAGQFAELRYLHANGSGLRPADVSNNTMLVYLNLASCALRELSHLSLPNLHILHLGENHLTEVSDEHLFHLPNLRHLSLAGNPLTSIFRKQRVAPVLSSLLHSLDLSRVTIPVFHMTALRPFPNIEVLNLSDCEVDTMSTDRFETPTSLHVLDVRGCPLTFFPRDLLQGLGQLREVMADTYKLCCPVTLPTGFNLADCRAPSDEVSSCDNLLRSHVYRVFLALFAILALLGNLTAFVARVFLSRVRNGFDVFTITLCSSDFLMGVYLAIIGVADRHYMGSYLWNDVSWRRSAACKVAGFLCMTSNEVSALVVCLITLDRLLVLRFPFSRVRFSKKSGALASGTAWVVGVVLALIPLLPPSAHWGFYSLTGICMPLPITRKEFPGHQYSFSLLVVFNFVLFMLIAVGQLLIYQSVQKNSVKHAGVTNQSSKDQRQARRLITIAMSDFLCWFPVGLLGILSSAGQPISGEVNVAMAIFVLPLNSALNPFLYTVNRLLEKRQMKKKKRLMEQLEDQMKQRATVTCHNHVNT, encoded by the exons ATGACGTCACATCCGCCATCCCTGCCATGTGCCGATGGGCAGCACACTGTGGTGTACACCTTCGTCTGTGACTTCCGGTCTGACTGCAGCGACAAAAGTGATGAAGACTTCTGCCACTTTTTGCCATGTAACCCTAACGTAAACTTTGAATGCAGGAATAGACAG tgtgtgaaaAAGCTAGCTAAATGCAATGGAGCCAAGGACTGTTTTGACGGAAGCGACGAGGACCAGTGTAGAGATGCTTTCTTCGGAATACGACATGTGCCGTGGCCCGTGGTCGTCAAACTTGAAGGTCCTGCCAGTGTCCGTCTAGTCCCTATCAACAGCAACTACAGCACGAACCAGCCACTGGACTGTCCCCCCGCCCATTTCCAGTGTCCGGGTAGCGGTTACTGCCTGCCCGTCTTCACGCGCTGCAACGGGGTGTACGACTGTCAGGGCCATCAGGACGAGGCTGACTGTAACCGTTACACCACGTGTCCTGGTTTCTATCGCTGTCGTGCGTCCACCGTTTGTCTGACTGCTGCCGAGATGTGTGACGGAGTGTTGCACTGTCCGGAGCACGACGATGAACTGCTGTGTGACTCGGTGTGTCCCTCCGGCTGCACGTGCTATGGCCACGCCTTCTTCTGTGGCGGCCCGTTCCAGGCGGGCCAGTTTGCAGAGCTGCGTTACCTGCACGCCAATGGGAGCGGGCTTCGTCCTGCCGATGTTAGCAACAACACCATGCTGGTTTACCTGAACCTGGCCAGCTGTGCACTGAGGGAACTCTCACACCTGAGTCTACCCAACCTGCACATTCTGCACCTTGGTGAAAACCACCTGACAGAGGTCAGCGATGAACACCTGTTCCACCTGCCCAACCTGCGACACCTGTCCCTGGCTGGTAATCCCCTGACCTCTATCTTCCGAAAGCAGCGTGTGGCCCCCGTTCTATCTTCCCTCCTTCACAGTCTTGATCTGTCACGTGTGACGATCCCAGTGTTCCACATGACTGCCCTCAGGCCATTCCCCAACATTGAGGTCCTTAACCTGAGTGACTGTGAGGTCGACACGATGTCAACTGACCGCTTTGAAACTCCCACTTCCCTGCACGTGCTGGACGTGCGTGGCTGTCCCCTGACCTTCTTTCCCAGAGACCTGCTGCAAGGTCTCGGTCAGCTTCGTGAGGTGATGGCGGATACCTACAAGCTGTGCTGCCCCGTCACTCTCCCCACCGGTTTCAACCTGGCCGACTGCCGGGCGCCGAGTGACGAGGTGTCGTCCTGTGACAACCTGCTGCGTTCCCACGTCTACCGCGTCTTCCTGGCGCTCTTCGCCATCCTGGCCTTGCTGGGCAACCTCACGGCCTTCGTGGCCCGCGTGTTTTTAAGCAGAGTGAGGAACGGCTTCGACGTCTTCACAATCACCCTTTGTTCGTCCGATTTCTTGATGGGCGTCTACCTGGCCATCATCGGCGTGGCGGACCGTCACTACATGGGCTCCTACCTGTGGAATGACGTCAGCTGGAGGCGCAGCGCAGCTTGCAAGGTAGCTGGCTTTCTGTGCATGACGTCCAACGAGGTGTCGGCCCTGGTGGTCTGTCTGATCACGCTGGACAGGTTGCTCGTGCTGCGCTTCCCCTTCAGCCGGGTCCGCTTCAGCAAGAAGAGCGGGGCCTTAGCCTCAGGCACGGCGTGGGTTGTGGGTGTGGTGCTGGCCCTCATCCCACTGCTGCCTCCCTCCGCCCACTGGGGTTTCTACAGTCTCACCGGAATCTGCATGCCGCTGCCCATCACCAGGAAGGAATTCCCCGGTCACCAGTACTCCTTCAGCCTGTTAGTTGTCTTTAACTTCGTGCTGTTCATGCTAATCGCTGTGGGGCAGCTCCTCATCTACCAGTCTGTGCAGAAAAACAGTGTAAAGCACGCCGGCGTCACCAACCAATCTAGCAAGGACCAGAGGCAGGCGCGGCGACTCATCACCATCGCCATGTCTGACTTCCTCTGCTGGTTCCCTGTCGGTCTGCTAGGCATCCTGTCATCCGCTGGGCAGCCTATCTCTGGCGAGGTCAACGTGGCCATGGCCATCTTCGTGCTGCCCCTCAACTCGGCCCTCAACCCCTTCCTCTACACTGTCAACAGACTGCTGGAGAAGAGGCagatgaagaaaaagaagcgaTTGATGGAACAGCTCGAAGACCAAATGAAACAACGGGCTACAGTTACTTGCCATAATCATGTGAACACTTAA